A genomic region of Prochlorococcus marinus XMU1405 contains the following coding sequences:
- the rpsS gene encoding 30S ribosomal protein S19, translated as MGRSLKKGPFIADSLLKKVEKQNADNDKSVIKTWSRSSTILPLMIGHTIAVHNGKTHIPVFITEQMIGHKLGEFAPTRTYRGHIRDKKGAKS; from the coding sequence ATGGGACGTTCACTAAAAAAAGGACCTTTTATAGCAGACAGCCTGCTCAAGAAGGTAGAAAAACAAAATGCTGATAATGACAAGTCTGTTATCAAAACTTGGTCAAGATCCTCTACGATTTTACCTTTAATGATTGGTCACACAATCGCCGTACATAACGGCAAGACTCACATACCAGTATTTATTACTGAACAAATGATTGGTCATAAACTTGGTGAATTTGCTCCTACACGCACTTACCGAGGTCATATAAGAGATAAGAAAGGAGCAAAATCATGA
- the rpsH gene encoding 30S ribosomal protein S8 — MSNHDPISDMLTRIRNASQKKHTTTSIPSSKMSLSIAKVLQKEGFISDINEEGEGYKSQIILGLKYSGKNKFPTIRSMQRVSKPGLRIYKNTRALPKVLGGLGVAIISTSKGVMSDRDARKQGIGGEVLCYVY, encoded by the coding sequence ATGTCAAATCACGATCCTATTTCAGATATGCTTACTCGAATTAGAAATGCGAGTCAAAAAAAGCATACAACCACATCAATCCCAAGTTCAAAAATGTCCCTAAGTATTGCAAAAGTGCTTCAAAAAGAGGGTTTCATTTCTGACATTAATGAAGAAGGTGAAGGCTATAAGTCACAAATAATACTTGGTCTGAAATATAGTGGCAAGAATAAATTCCCTACTATTCGATCCATGCAAAGAGTTAGTAAACCTGGTTTGAGAATTTATAAAAATACTAGAGCTTTACCAAAAGTACTAGGAGGTCTCGGAGTTGCTATTATATCTACTTCCAAAGGTGTTATGAGTGATCGTGATGCTAGGAAGCAAGGTATAGGTGGTGAAGTACTTTGCTATGTTTATTAA
- the rplR gene encoding 50S ribosomal protein L18 produces MTKLSRKLQTQKRHRRLRRFLIGDATRPRLSVFRSNNHIYAQVIDDSAQTTICSASTVDKELREKSEKLPSDCNSSSIVGKLLAKRAIKKGIKQVIFDRGGNLYHGRVKALADAAREAGLEF; encoded by the coding sequence ATGACCAAACTTTCCAGGAAATTACAAACTCAAAAAAGACATAGAAGATTAAGAAGATTCTTAATTGGAGATGCAACTCGTCCAAGATTGTCTGTTTTTCGCTCTAATAACCATATTTATGCTCAGGTTATAGATGATAGCGCTCAAACAACTATTTGCTCAGCTTCAACTGTTGATAAAGAATTAAGAGAAAAATCTGAGAAATTACCCTCTGATTGTAATTCATCTTCCATTGTTGGAAAATTATTAGCAAAGAGAGCGATAAAAAAAGGTATTAAGCAAGTAATTTTTGACCGTGGAGGTAATTTATATCACGGTAGAGTAAAGGCACTTGCAGATGCTGCTCGTGAAGCTGGCCTAGAATTCTAA
- the rplE gene encoding 50S ribosomal protein L5: MTLKNRYKESIRPKLLKELGLKNIHQVPKVVKVNVNRGLGEAASNSKALEASLNEMATITGQKALVTRAKKAIAGFKIREGMPIGCTVTLRGDRMYSFLERFINLALPRIRDFRGVNPKSFDGRGNYTLGVKEQLIFPEISFDKIDSIRGMDITIVTSARSDQEGKALLQELGMPFSKN; this comes from the coding sequence ATGACTCTAAAAAATCGCTACAAAGAATCAATTAGACCAAAACTTTTAAAAGAACTTGGTCTTAAAAATATTCATCAAGTACCTAAAGTTGTCAAAGTCAACGTTAACAGAGGTCTTGGTGAGGCAGCTTCAAATTCAAAAGCTTTAGAGGCTTCCTTGAATGAAATGGCAACAATTACAGGGCAAAAGGCACTAGTAACTAGGGCCAAAAAAGCTATCGCGGGTTTTAAAATTCGTGAGGGTATGCCAATTGGTTGTACTGTAACTTTGAGAGGTGACAGGATGTATTCCTTTTTAGAGAGATTTATAAATCTAGCTTTACCAAGAATAAGAGACTTTAGAGGAGTTAATCCAAAAAGTTTTGATGGGAGAGGGAATTACACCCTTGGAGTGAAAGAGCAATTAATTTTTCCTGAAATCTCTTTTGATAAAATAGATTCAATAAGAGGTATGGATATAACTATTGTCACTAGTGCGAGATCAGATCAAGAGGGTAAAGCTCTCTTGCAAGAGTTAGGAATGCCTTTTAGTAAGAATTAA
- the rplF gene encoding 50S ribosomal protein L6 produces the protein MSRIGKTPVLIPDKVSVDFDGLIVTVKGPKGELKRKMPEGVSFDKKDNTVVVSPTTTKIFSRQRHGLCRALIANMVEGVSQGFSKKLEIVGVGSRAQVKGKNLVVSAGYSHPIEMIPPDGITYKVESNTNVTVSGIDKEIVGNEAAKIRSIRPPEPYKGKGIKYHDERILRKAGKSGKK, from the coding sequence ATGTCAAGAATTGGAAAAACACCAGTACTAATACCAGATAAAGTATCTGTTGATTTTGATGGATTAATAGTTACAGTTAAAGGTCCTAAGGGTGAGTTAAAACGTAAGATGCCAGAAGGTGTTAGTTTTGATAAAAAAGATAATACTGTTGTCGTAAGTCCCACTACTACCAAAATATTCTCAAGACAAAGACATGGTTTATGTAGAGCTTTAATTGCAAATATGGTTGAAGGGGTTAGTCAAGGGTTTTCAAAAAAACTTGAAATTGTAGGCGTTGGATCGAGAGCACAAGTAAAAGGTAAAAATCTAGTTGTTAGTGCAGGATACAGTCATCCTATAGAAATGATCCCCCCTGATGGTATAACATACAAGGTTGAGAGTAATACAAACGTTACTGTATCTGGAATTGATAAGGAAATTGTTGGTAATGAAGCAGCAAAAATCAGATCAATTAGGCCTCCAGAACCATATAAAGGTAAAGGAATTAAATATCATGATGAGAGAATTCTCAGAAAAGCTGGTAAATCTGGCAAAAAATAA
- the rpmJ gene encoding 50S ribosomal protein L36 — MKVRSSVKKISPDDQIVRRRGKIYVINKKRPRNKQRQG, encoded by the coding sequence ATGAAGGTCAGATCTTCAGTCAAAAAAATCAGTCCTGACGATCAGATCGTGAGGAGAAGAGGTAAAATCTATGTTATTAACAAGAAAAGACCTCGCAATAAACAACGTCAGGGTTAA
- the rplP gene encoding 50S ribosomal protein L16, producing the protein MLSPKRTKFRKQHRGRMRGVASKGNTIAFGQFALQAQDCGWVTARQIEASRRAMTRYIKRGGQIWIRIFPDKPVTMRPAETRMGSGKGNPEFWVAVVKPGRILFEMGGEDITEEIAKEAMRLAQYKLPVKTKFISIDKNLENFSQENTKNSKKSEEEVKQ; encoded by the coding sequence ATGCTTAGTCCAAAACGTACTAAATTCCGTAAACAACATAGAGGCAGAATGAGGGGTGTAGCCTCAAAAGGTAATACTATTGCATTCGGTCAATTTGCTCTCCAAGCTCAAGACTGTGGCTGGGTAACTGCACGTCAGATTGAAGCAAGCAGAAGAGCTATGACCAGATATATCAAACGTGGTGGTCAAATCTGGATCAGAATATTTCCTGATAAACCCGTAACCATGAGACCTGCCGAAACCAGAATGGGCTCTGGTAAAGGTAATCCAGAGTTTTGGGTCGCAGTTGTAAAACCTGGAAGAATACTTTTTGAAATGGGTGGTGAGGATATCACTGAGGAAATTGCAAAGGAAGCTATGCGTCTGGCTCAATACAAACTTCCTGTAAAAACTAAATTTATCTCCATTGATAAAAATCTAGAAAATTTCTCCCAAGAAAATACAAAAAATAGTAAAAAATCTGAAGAGGAGGTTAAACAATGA
- the rplO gene encoding 50S ribosomal protein L15, which produces MTSTLNTLKSNTGSRKKKLRKGRGIAAGQGASCGFGMRGQKSRSGRPTRPGFEGGQMPLYRRVPKLKHFEIINQKNFSTINLNKLTDFKDNDIVNLDSLVKKGLIFKPKFPLKILGNGEVNVKLKVQAHAFTKVAKQKIEDAGGSCELINNK; this is translated from the coding sequence ATGACTTCAACACTAAATACACTTAAATCAAACACTGGTTCGAGGAAGAAAAAATTAAGAAAGGGTAGAGGTATTGCGGCTGGACAAGGTGCATCATGTGGTTTTGGGATGAGAGGACAAAAGTCTCGTTCTGGAAGACCGACACGTCCAGGTTTTGAAGGTGGACAAATGCCTTTGTATAGAAGAGTTCCAAAATTAAAACATTTTGAAATTATTAATCAAAAGAACTTTTCCACAATAAATTTAAATAAATTAACTGATTTTAAGGATAACGATATAGTTAACTTAGATTCATTGGTTAAGAAAGGATTGATCTTTAAGCCAAAATTTCCTTTAAAAATTCTTGGTAATGGAGAAGTTAATGTAAAGTTGAAGGTTCAGGCTCATGCATTCACAAAAGTTGCTAAACAAAAAATTGAGGATGCAGGCGGATCTTGCGAACTTATAAATAATAAATAA
- the rpsM gene encoding 30S ribosomal protein S13 — translation MARIAGIDIPREKRVEIALTYVYGIGLTRSKLILANTGVNPDIRVKDLSDSDVQKLRVATEDFTLEGDLRRKEGMALKRLQDIGCVRGRRHRMSLPVRGQRTRTNARTRRGSRKTVAGRKK, via the coding sequence GTGGCAAGGATAGCAGGAATTGACATACCTCGCGAAAAGCGAGTTGAAATTGCACTTACGTACGTCTATGGAATTGGTCTGACTAGATCAAAGCTTATTTTGGCTAATACGGGTGTAAACCCTGATATTCGTGTCAAAGATCTTTCAGATTCAGATGTGCAAAAACTTAGAGTTGCTACAGAAGATTTTACTTTAGAAGGAGATTTGAGAAGAAAAGAGGGAATGGCCTTAAAACGTCTACAGGATATTGGGTGTGTTCGAGGTAGAAGGCATAGAATGAGTCTTCCAGTAAGAGGCCAAAGAACTAGAACTAATGCCAGAACAAGACGTGGTTCAAGAAAAACAGTTGCTGGAAGAAAAAAATAA
- the rpsQ gene encoding 30S ribosomal protein S17 codes for MALKERIGTVVSDKMDKTVVVAVINRYPHPTYKKIVSRTTRYKAHDPENTCVLGDRVKIRETRPLSAHKRWAIEEILNKTSQAKEVKK; via the coding sequence ATGGCACTTAAAGAAAGAATTGGTACTGTTGTCAGCGACAAAATGGATAAAACAGTTGTTGTTGCTGTTATTAATAGATATCCACACCCCACTTATAAAAAAATTGTAAGTAGAACTACGAGATATAAGGCGCATGATCCAGAAAATACATGTGTTTTAGGCGATCGAGTTAAAATAAGAGAAACTAGACCGCTTAGCGCTCATAAAAGATGGGCAATTGAAGAGATTCTGAATAAAACAAGCCAGGCTAAGGAGGTTAAAAAATGA
- the rplN gene encoding 50S ribosomal protein L14: MIQQETYLTVADNSGAKRLQCIRVLGSNRRYAHVGDVIVATVKDALPNMGVKKSEVVKAVIVRTKATLRRNTGNSIRFDDNAAVLINEDKNPKGTRVFGPVARELRDKNYTKIVSLAPEVI; encoded by the coding sequence ATGATTCAACAAGAAACCTATTTAACAGTTGCTGATAATAGCGGAGCGAAAAGACTCCAATGTATTAGGGTCTTAGGTTCTAATAGAAGATACGCACATGTTGGGGATGTAATTGTAGCAACTGTTAAAGATGCTCTTCCGAATATGGGAGTTAAGAAATCTGAAGTTGTGAAAGCCGTCATCGTTAGAACAAAAGCAACATTAAGAAGAAATACTGGTAATTCAATCAGATTTGATGATAATGCTGCTGTTTTGATTAATGAGGATAAGAATCCAAAAGGTACTAGAGTTTTTGGTCCTGTAGCCAGAGAACTGCGGGATAAAAATTATACAAAAATTGTTTCTCTTGCTCCGGAGGTTATTTAA
- the rpsC gene encoding 30S ribosomal protein S3 translates to MGHKIHPSGLRLGITQEHRSKWFATSKTYPILLQEDFKIRTFIQKKYGAAGISDVLIARKADQLELELKTARPGVIVGRQGSGIEELRSGIQKTIGDRTRQVRINVVEVERVDADAFLLAEYIAQQLEKRVAFRRTIRMALQRAQRAGVLGLKIQVGGRLNGAEIARTEWTREGRVPLHTLRAEIDYATREANTTYGVLGIKVWVFKGEVLPKEEQTIPVGASPKRKASRRPQQFEDRSNENS, encoded by the coding sequence ATGGGACATAAAATACATCCTTCTGGACTAAGATTAGGAATTACACAAGAGCATCGCTCTAAGTGGTTTGCTACTTCTAAAACATATCCAATTCTTCTTCAAGAAGATTTTAAAATTCGTACTTTCATTCAAAAAAAATATGGGGCAGCAGGAATTAGCGATGTTTTAATAGCTAGAAAAGCTGACCAACTGGAACTTGAATTAAAAACAGCAAGACCAGGAGTTATAGTTGGAAGACAAGGAAGTGGGATTGAAGAATTAAGATCTGGTATTCAAAAAACTATAGGGGATAGAACAAGGCAAGTTAGAATAAACGTTGTAGAAGTTGAACGCGTAGATGCTGATGCTTTTTTACTAGCAGAATATATTGCGCAACAACTTGAAAAAAGAGTCGCCTTTAGAAGAACTATAAGGATGGCCTTACAAAGGGCTCAAAGGGCTGGAGTTTTAGGTCTTAAAATTCAAGTAGGGGGAAGGTTGAATGGTGCTGAAATAGCTAGAACTGAATGGACTAGAGAAGGTAGAGTTCCATTACATACATTGAGAGCTGAAATTGATTATGCAACACGTGAAGCTAATACAACTTACGGTGTTCTAGGTATTAAAGTTTGGGTTTTCAAAGGTGAAGTTCTACCTAAAGAAGAACAAACTATCCCTGTGGGTGCGAGCCCTAAGAGGAAAGCTAGTAGAAGACCTCAGCAATTTGAGGATCGTTCAAATGAGAATTCATAG
- the rpmC gene encoding 50S ribosomal protein L29 codes for MKNTESLKEFKKLNSDQITEKIDQLRKDLFDLRFKQATRQLNETHKFKIIKKQVAQLLTLSKSQSASKTTSD; via the coding sequence ATGAAAAACACAGAGTCTCTAAAAGAATTTAAAAAATTAAATTCTGATCAAATTACCGAAAAGATTGACCAATTGCGAAAAGATCTTTTTGATTTGAGATTCAAGCAAGCTACAAGACAGCTAAATGAAACTCATAAATTTAAAATTATCAAGAAACAAGTTGCGCAATTACTAACTCTTAGTAAGAGTCAATCTGCTTCTAAAACTACTTCTGATTAA
- a CDS encoding DNA-directed RNA polymerase subunit alpha, which translates to MLQYQIDRIDHQVADDRSQTGTFLIGPLERGQATTLGNSLRRVLMGGLEGSAVTAVRIAGINHEYATIPGVREDVLDILLNCKQLSINSSNPDLEIGRLVANGPMEVKANDIQFSSQVEIVDGEKPIATIQEGHNLELEIHVERGVGYRPVDRKNDETTAIDLLQIDAVFMPVKRVNFSIDETAVAEGGTGRERLKMEVVTDGSTSPDDAIAEAANQLIELFQPLATVTMVEEIPEEPEPSPEAQIPLEELNLSVRAYNCLKRAQVNSVSDLMGFSYEDLLEIKNFGSKSADEVIEALERIGISIPQSRTSV; encoded by the coding sequence GTGTTGCAATACCAGATTGACAGAATCGACCATCAAGTAGCTGATGATCGCTCCCAAACAGGAACTTTTTTAATTGGCCCCTTAGAAAGGGGACAAGCTACAACTTTGGGTAATTCTCTTAGGCGAGTCCTTATGGGAGGACTTGAGGGAAGTGCAGTGACTGCAGTGAGAATAGCAGGAATTAACCACGAATACGCAACTATTCCTGGAGTTAGAGAAGATGTTTTAGATATACTTCTCAATTGTAAGCAACTATCAATTAATAGTTCTAATCCAGATCTCGAAATCGGCAGGTTAGTAGCTAATGGTCCAATGGAGGTGAAGGCGAATGATATTCAATTCTCCTCTCAAGTTGAAATTGTTGATGGCGAAAAACCTATTGCGACTATCCAGGAGGGTCATAATTTAGAGTTGGAAATCCATGTTGAAAGAGGTGTTGGATATAGACCCGTTGATCGTAAGAATGATGAAACAACAGCTATTGATTTACTTCAAATAGATGCAGTATTTATGCCAGTTAAGAGAGTGAATTTTTCAATTGACGAAACCGCCGTAGCAGAAGGTGGAACTGGTAGAGAAAGATTAAAGATGGAAGTAGTAACAGATGGTTCAACAAGTCCTGATGATGCTATTGCTGAAGCTGCAAATCAGTTAATAGAACTCTTTCAGCCTCTTGCTACTGTCACAATGGTTGAGGAAATCCCTGAGGAACCTGAACCATCTCCTGAAGCTCAAATTCCTCTCGAGGAACTAAACTTGTCCGTTAGAGCATATAATTGTTTGAAACGGGCGCAAGTTAACTCAGTTTCAGATTTAATGGGCTTCAGCTATGAAGATCTTCTTGAAATTAAGAACTTTGGCTCTAAATCTGCAGATGAGGTTATTGAAGCTCTCGAGCGCATAGGCATTTCTATCCCACAAAGCAGAACATCTGTTTAA
- the rplV gene encoding 50S ribosomal protein L22 translates to MTKTPETTKTAIAHGNYVRGSASKVRRVLDQIRGRSYRDALIMLEFMPYRSTDPITKVLRSAVANAEHNLGMDPSTLVISSAWANSGPVMKRYRPRAQGRAFSIKKQTCHISISVESAPTQTNAEVQN, encoded by the coding sequence ATGACAAAAACACCTGAAACAACAAAAACAGCAATTGCTCATGGGAATTACGTTCGCGGATCAGCCTCTAAAGTGAGAAGAGTTTTGGATCAGATAAGGGGCAGGTCTTACAGAGATGCATTGATTATGTTGGAGTTTATGCCTTACAGATCTACAGACCCCATCACCAAAGTTCTAAGATCTGCGGTTGCCAATGCAGAACATAACCTTGGAATGGATCCATCCACCTTAGTTATTTCCTCAGCATGGGCTAATAGTGGTCCAGTAATGAAAAGGTATAGGCCCAGAGCTCAAGGTCGAGCTTTTTCAATTAAAAAACAGACTTGCCACATCAGTATTTCTGTTGAATCTGCTCCTACTCAAACTAATGCGGAGGTACAAAACTAA
- the rpsE gene encoding 30S ribosomal protein S5, which produces MTDTPTKQEIQSKNDNVPGATPVEQKKNNRNDRKRNRRGDSKNLERDSDWQERVVQIRRVSKTVKGGKKMSFRAIVVVGNEKGQVGVGVGKAGDVIGAVRKGVSDGKKNLVRVPLTPNNSIPTLSKGRDGAANVLIRPAAPGTGVIAGGSIRTVLELAGIKNVLAKRLGSKTPLNNARAAMVALAQLRTHKSASRERGISLEQLYS; this is translated from the coding sequence ATGACTGACACTCCTACAAAACAAGAAATTCAATCCAAGAACGATAATGTTCCTGGAGCTACGCCCGTAGAACAAAAAAAGAATAATCGTAATGATCGAAAAAGAAACAGAAGAGGTGATTCAAAAAATCTAGAGAGAGATTCTGATTGGCAAGAAAGAGTCGTTCAAATAAGACGTGTTTCTAAAACTGTTAAAGGTGGAAAAAAAATGAGTTTTAGAGCAATTGTTGTTGTAGGTAATGAGAAAGGTCAAGTTGGAGTTGGAGTTGGTAAGGCGGGAGATGTCATTGGTGCGGTGAGAAAGGGGGTTTCAGATGGTAAAAAGAACCTTGTTAGGGTTCCCTTAACTCCAAACAATTCAATACCAACTTTATCTAAAGGTAGAGATGGTGCTGCTAATGTACTTATTAGACCAGCTGCTCCTGGTACAGGTGTAATTGCTGGTGGTTCAATTAGAACGGTTTTAGAATTAGCGGGCATAAAAAATGTCTTAGCTAAGAGATTAGGTAGTAAAACCCCTTTAAATAATGCAAGAGCTGCTATGGTAGCTCTTGCTCAATTAAGAACACACAAATCTGCCTCAAGGGAGAGAGGAATCTCACTTGAACAGCTCTACTCTTGA
- the rplX gene encoding 50S ribosomal protein L24 translates to MLDSLKQKNFQRIKMRIKTGDLVKVINGKEKGKTGEVLKTIPLENRVVVKGINLRTKHVKPTQEGETGRILTEEASLHASNVMFFSKEKNLTSKIEYFIDKEGVKKRRLKKTGEVID, encoded by the coding sequence ATGTTGGATTCATTAAAACAAAAGAATTTCCAAAGAATAAAAATGAGAATCAAAACTGGAGATTTAGTAAAAGTAATTAACGGCAAGGAAAAGGGCAAAACTGGAGAGGTTTTAAAAACTATCCCTCTTGAAAATAGAGTGGTTGTAAAGGGAATTAACCTTAGGACTAAACATGTAAAACCAACTCAGGAAGGGGAAACTGGAAGAATACTTACAGAGGAGGCATCTTTACATGCATCAAATGTAATGTTCTTCTCAAAGGAAAAAAATCTTACAAGTAAGATTGAATATTTTATTGATAAAGAGGGAGTTAAGAAAAGAAGACTGAAAAAAACTGGTGAAGTAATTGATTAA
- the secY gene encoding preprotein translocase subunit SecY: MFVKKSRNPSASEILSQLFLNKELRSRVLTTLGLLLLVRLGIYIPMPGIDRVAFKSFIDQGGQLIGFLDIFTGGGISTLGIFALGILPFINASIIIQLLTASLPILEDLQKNEGEAGRRKIAQITRYVSLGWGFLQSIIFSLILRQYSIPGISETTFVLQTSIALVTGSMLVMWFSEIITEKGIGQGASLVIFLNIVSTLPKALSSTIEKAQTGDRGDVLGIAVLLGVFLLTIVGIIFVQEGARRIPIVSAKRQIGSSTLLPARQSYLPLKLNAGGVMPIIFASALIFLPITIANVTGNPVLIKLASSLNPGSSNPWPYALTFFSLILGFSYFYASLTINPIDVASNLKKGGVAIPGVRPGTNTATYLSGIQNRLTLLGGLFLGSVAIIPAAVERATNVQTFQGLGATSLLILVGVAIDTAKQIQTYVISQRYEGLINN; the protein is encoded by the coding sequence ATGTTCGTTAAAAAAAGTAGAAATCCTAGCGCTTCTGAAATACTTTCTCAATTATTTTTAAATAAGGAACTAAGGAGTAGAGTATTAACAACTTTGGGTCTTCTACTTTTAGTAAGACTCGGTATCTATATACCTATGCCTGGTATTGATAGAGTTGCGTTTAAAAGTTTTATTGATCAAGGTGGTCAATTAATAGGCTTTTTAGATATTTTTACTGGTGGGGGTATTTCAACCCTAGGGATTTTCGCATTGGGTATACTTCCCTTTATCAATGCATCAATTATTATTCAACTTCTTACAGCTTCATTGCCTATTCTTGAAGATTTACAAAAAAATGAGGGGGAAGCTGGCAGAAGAAAAATTGCTCAAATAACAAGATATGTTTCCTTGGGATGGGGGTTTTTGCAGAGTATAATATTTTCTTTAATTCTTAGACAATATTCTATTCCTGGGATAAGTGAAACTACATTTGTTTTGCAAACCTCTATCGCCTTAGTTACAGGCTCAATGTTAGTTATGTGGTTTAGCGAAATTATTACCGAGAAAGGGATAGGTCAAGGAGCTTCACTGGTTATTTTTTTGAATATTGTCTCGACTTTACCAAAAGCTTTAAGTTCAACCATTGAAAAAGCTCAAACAGGTGATAGAGGAGATGTTTTAGGTATAGCAGTTCTACTCGGAGTATTTTTACTAACAATTGTTGGAATTATTTTTGTCCAAGAGGGAGCAAGGCGCATTCCTATTGTGAGTGCAAAAAGACAAATAGGAAGTTCAACATTACTACCTGCAAGACAAAGTTATTTACCCTTAAAATTGAATGCAGGAGGAGTAATGCCTATCATATTTGCGTCTGCTTTAATTTTTTTACCTATAACTATTGCAAATGTAACGGGTAATCCAGTCTTAATTAAATTAGCGAGTAGTTTGAATCCCGGATCTTCTAATCCATGGCCTTATGCTCTTACATTCTTTTCCTTAATTTTGGGATTCTCTTATTTTTATGCATCTCTTACAATTAACCCAATTGATGTAGCTTCAAATTTAAAGAAAGGTGGAGTAGCGATACCAGGAGTTAGACCAGGAACTAACACAGCAACTTACTTATCAGGTATCCAAAATAGGCTAACGTTATTAGGAGGATTATTTCTGGGTTCAGTAGCTATAATTCCCGCTGCAGTAGAAAGAGCAACAAATGTGCAGACTTTTCAAGGCTTAGGCGCAACTTCATTACTTATTCTTGTAGGTGTTGCTATTGATACTGCTAAGCAAATTCAAACATATGTTATTTCTCAAAGGTATGAGGGACTAATTAATAATTAA
- a CDS encoding adenylate kinase, translating into MKKHLLFLGAPGAGKGTQAKLLSQTNSYLHLSTGELLRKEIEINSTLGIEVKDIMNRGELVSDELVLKIVRQNLVKDNSGWILDGYPRNLSQVNSLNEVLNEINQPLELVFYLDIPEEVLIKRLLLRGRKDDTEETIRTRVDIYKKTTEPLIQYFKDLSLLEYIDADRDLNTIYSDIKQKMA; encoded by the coding sequence ATGAAAAAACATCTACTATTTTTAGGAGCTCCTGGAGCGGGGAAAGGGACTCAAGCGAAATTATTAAGTCAAACAAATTCTTATTTACACCTTTCTACTGGTGAATTATTAAGAAAAGAAATCGAAATTAATTCTACCCTTGGTATTGAAGTAAAAGATATTATGAATCGAGGGGAACTTGTCAGTGATGAACTTGTATTAAAGATAGTAAGACAAAATTTAGTCAAGGATAATAGTGGTTGGATTCTAGATGGTTACCCAAGAAATTTATCTCAAGTAAATTCATTGAATGAAGTTTTGAATGAAATAAATCAACCTTTGGAATTAGTTTTTTATTTAGATATTCCAGAAGAAGTACTAATTAAGCGTTTGCTTTTAAGAGGCAGAAAAGATGATACGGAAGAGACAATTAGAACAAGAGTTGACATTTATAAAAAAACTACAGAACCATTAATTCAATATTTTAAGGATCTCTCACTGTTAGAATATATTGATGCTGATAGAGATTTAAATACCATTTACTCTGATATCAAACAAAAAATGGCTTGA
- the rpsK gene encoding 30S ribosomal protein S11 encodes MPATAKKTGSKKSKRNVPNGVVHIQSTFNNTIVSITDTSGHVISWSSAGASGFKGARKGTPFAAQTAAEAAARRALDQGMRQIEVLVRGPGSGRETAIRALQVAGLEITLIRDVTPLPHNGCRRPKRRRV; translated from the coding sequence ATGCCAGCTACAGCAAAAAAAACAGGTTCTAAAAAATCTAAACGTAATGTCCCTAATGGTGTGGTGCATATTCAAAGCACATTTAATAACACTATCGTCTCAATTACTGATACTTCGGGCCATGTTATTTCTTGGTCCTCTGCAGGAGCTAGTGGATTTAAAGGCGCTAGGAAAGGCACGCCATTTGCCGCGCAAACAGCTGCTGAAGCTGCAGCGAGGAGAGCGCTTGACCAAGGAATGAGGCAAATAGAAGTATTAGTTAGAGGTCCTGGTTCAGGTAGGGAAACGGCCATAAGAGCTTTACAAGTGGCCGGTTTGGAAATAACTCTAATAAGAGATGTAACTCCTTTACCTCATAATGGATGTAGAAGACCTAAACGAAGACGCGTTTAG